The nucleotide window ACACGAACCGGACGTGGCGGTCGGCGACCTCGCCGCCCCAGCCGCGCAGGGGCGTGGCGGCGACCTTCTGTGCGAGCAGGCGGTCGGAGAACTCCGTGCATTTCAGCCCCAGGGCCGCGACGTCGAGGAGCAGCGACCACCCGCCCGCCGGACGCGTCACGGGGAGGCCGTCGAGCTGTCGAAGCGTCTCGTCGCGCCGCCGCTGCCATTCGGCGTTCGCGGCCGCCAGGTCCTCGTCGGGCACGCCGAGGGCCACGCGCACGCCGATCTGGGCAAATCCGCTCGGGACCAGGCCGTTGTAGATCTGCACGCGCGAGACGTCGTTCACGAGGTCTCCCGGCGCCACGACCCAGCCGATGCGCCAGGCGATCATGCGCTGCTCGAGCGACGACGAGCCCACCGTGACGGTGCGGTCGCGCATGCCCGGGAGCGCCGCCGGATGCCGGATCGGGAGGCCGTCGAACAGGACTCCCTCGAACCCACCCCAGTAGAGGAGCCACAGATCTCGTTCGCGGCAGATCGAGGCGACGGCGTCCCACTCCCCTTCACTGGCGACCCAGCCGGATGGAAACGAGGCGTTGTTGATGAACACGACGCGCGTGCGGTCGGTGACGGCGGCTCGTAGCGCTTCCGGGTCGAGCCGCCATGCCCCTTCGGCCACGTGCAGTGGCACGAGCCGCGGGACCGCCCCGACCAGCCGGACCCGGTTCACCATCCCCGCGTACGTGGGGTCGGTGAGAACGACCTCGGCACCGGGATCGGTGAGGCAGAAGAGGGCGTCGAGCATCGCATCCCCCTCCCCGCTCGTGATCACGATCTCCCGGCGCCCGTCGTACCGCGGCCCACCGCGGCGCTCGATGTACGCGGCCACGGCCTCCTTCAGGTCGTCGCGTCCGGT belongs to Actinomycetota bacterium and includes:
- a CDS encoding pyridoxal phosphate-dependent aminotransferase, producing the protein MLNGAAAAGDDPDVLRMENLDTDIPPPAAALEATRAAIGEDEANSWLPFTGRDDLKEAVAAYIERRGGPRYDGRREIVITSGEGDAMLDALFCLTDPGAEVVLTDPTYAGMVNRVRLVGAVPRLVPLHVAEGAWRLDPEALRAAVTDRTRVVFINNASFPSGWVASEGEWDAVASICRERDLWLLYWGGFEGVLFDGLPIRHPAALPGMRDRTVTVGSSSLEQRMIAWRIGWVVAPGDLVNDVSRVQIYNGLVPSGFAQIGVRVALGVPDEDLAAANAEWQRRRDETLRQLDGLPVTRPAGGWSLLLDVAALGLKCTEFSDRLLAQKVAATPLRGWGGEVADRHVRFVFSNEPVERLASLGDRVRRALAAAG